The stretch of DNA ATTTAGGATTTCCAGTATTGTTGATATTAAATATGATGGATCAAGCAAAAAAAAAGGGAATTTATATCAATATAAAAAATCTTAAAAAAGCTCTTTTAACAGATGTTATTCTTCTTGATGCAAGAAAAAAATTAGGAATAGATAAACTTAAAAACAAATTAAAAAATTTAAAAAAAATAAGAGAAGAACCTTTTTTTTGTACAAGAAAAGATTTTTCTAATCCTATTAATGAAGTAATAAATATTTATAAAACTAACAATAGATACAAAGCTTGGTATTATTTAGCTAATAATAATAGCTTAATAAAAGAAGATCTTATTCTAAAAGAAATAAAAAAAAAATACAATCTTGTATCTAAAAAGTTACAAATAAAAGAAATATTAGATAGATATGAGAAAATAACAAAAATTATATCAAAATCAGTATCTGATATTATATCATGTAAAGAAAAAAATATTTTAGAATTCTCTAAAAAATTAGATTATCATCTAATCGTACATCCTTTTTGGGGTTATTTAATTTTCTTATTTTTTCTATTTTTCATTTTTCAATGTATCTTTTTTTGGTCAGATTATCCAAAAATACTTATAGAATTTTTTTTTTATTTTATTAAAAAAAAATTAGAAAATTTTTATCCAGGTCCTTTAAATGATTTTTTATTACAAGGAATATTACCTGGAATTAGCACAATACTAACTTTTGTTCCACAAATATTTATTCTTTTATTTTTTTTACTAATTATGGAAGAAAGTGGTTACATTAGCAGGGTAATTTTCTTAATGGATAGAATTATGCGTCCATTTGGACTTAATGGAAAGAGTGTTGTCCCTCTTATTTCAAGTATAGCTTGTGCTATTCCTGCAATAATGTCTGCAAGACATATTGAAAACCCTAGAGATCGTTTAATCACTATATTAGCTACTCCTTTTATGACCTGTTCAGCTAGACTTCCTGTTTATACTTTAATTATATCTTTAATCATTCCGAATAAAAAATGGGGATTTATTCAACTAAAAGGAATAGTTCTTATGGGAATGTATTTGATAGGAATTTTATCTGCATTAACAGTATCTATGATATTACATAAATTTTTGAAGAAAAATTACAAAAGCCATCTTATTATGGAAATACCTACATATAAAATTCCAATATTTAGAAATATATGGATCCCTATTTGGATAAATCTTAAATCTTTTATTGTAAATGTAGGAAAAATGATACTAT from Blattabacterium cuenoti encodes:
- the feoB gene encoding ferrous iron transport protein B, giving the protein MTRFVKLALIGNPNVGKTSLFNNLTGLNQKVGNYSGVTVEKKIGFFYYKHIKYQIIDLPGTYSIYPSSEDEEIVSNLLNNVNDSDYPDKIIVVVDSSNLKKSLLLFSQIQDLGFPVLLILNMMDQAKKKGIYINIKNLKKALLTDVILLDARKKLGIDKLKNKLKNLKKIREEPFFCTRKDFSNPINEVINIYKTNNRYKAWYYLANNNSLIKEDLILKEIKKKYNLVSKKLQIKEILDRYEKITKIISKSVSDIISCKEKNILEFSKKLDYHLIVHPFWGYLIFLFFLFFIFQCIFFWSDYPKILIEFFFYFIKKKLENFYPGPLNDFLLQGILPGISTILTFVPQIFILLFFLLIMEESGYISRVIFLMDRIMRPFGLNGKSVVPLISSIACAIPAIMSARHIENPRDRLITILATPFMTCSARLPVYTLIISLIIPNKKWGFIQLKGIVLMGMYLIGILSALTVSMILHKFLKKNYKSHLIMEIPTYKIPIFRNIWIPIWINLKSFIVNVGKMILLVNIIIWGLGNFGPTNKNIDSDNNNYITIQKRDLPNSYLGILGKKIEPILNPLGYDWKIGIGILSSLIAREVFISTMTSVYNIENKENNFLSEKMKNNFFPEKKKPMATGLSILFFYAFSMQCMSTLSIVKKETKSWKWPIMQFIFMTLLAYITSFLIYQILK